A stretch of DNA from Sphingopyxis sp. MWB1:
TATCATTACAGCTATTCGGTGGTGCGCGGATGCGACCGCATTGTGCCCGTCGATATTTATGTTCCCGGCTGCCCGCCGACTGCCGAAGCGCTGCTCTATGGCGTGATGCAGCTCCAGCGGAAAATCCGCCGGGTCGGAACGGTTGAACGCTGATGGCTCATCCTGCTCCCCTTGTTGCGCCGCAGCCCGCGCTGGGCGACGCACTGAAGAAATTGCTGGGCAAGGATTTGCTCGCGCATGACTTCGCTGCTGATGAAGACAGCGTCACGGTCCGCCGCGATTCCATCGGCGCGGTGATGGTCGCGCTGCGCGATAATCTGGAATATCAGCAGTTGATGGAAATTGCCGGGGTGGATTATCCCGACCGCGCCGAGCGGTTCGAAATTGTCTATCATCTGCTGAGCGTGACGAAAAACCATCGCCTGCGCGTGCGCGTGTCGACCGACGAAGCGACGCCGGTGCCGACGATCGTCCCGATCTGGCCGGTTGCGGGCTGGCTCGAGCGCGAAGTGTTCGACATGTATGGCGTGTTGTTCGCGGGCAACCCCGACCTGCGCCGCATTTTGACCGACTATGGCTTTGAAGGGCATCCGCAGCGCAAGGATTTCCCGCTGACCGGCTATACCGAGCTGCGCTATTCCGAAGAGGATAAGCGCGTCGTCTATGAGCCTGTGCGGCTGGCGCAGGATTTCCGCAATTTCGACTTTTTGAGCCCGTGGGAAGGCGCCGATTATGTGCTGCCGGGCGATGAAAAGGCCGGCGGCACACATGAAGCGCCCGGAAAGGGCGCGCCGACACCGATGAGCGCCAAAGAGGTCGATAAGGCGGACGACAAGGCCAAAGCGAAGGCTCCGCCGCCGCCCACGCCCAAGACGACCGACAATGCCGGACAGACCGGTGCGGGCAAAAAGGCCGACAAGGCCGCCGCCAAGCCGAGCAAGGATGGCGCGAAGGCCAAGGCCGGAGAGGGCAAGGGCAAGACACCTGCCACCGAAAAGGCTGAAAAGGCCTCCGCAAAGCCCCGCGCACCGCGCAAGCCCAAGGCGCCCAAAGGAGGTGACGCATGACCGACGCTCCTGAGGTCAGGCACCATGGCAGTGACATGTTTGCAGGCTATCCGGTCGACGCGGCCGAGACCGCCGGTGATCAGGTCGTTACCAATTATACGATCAACTTCGGTCCCCAGCATCCGGCGGCGCACGGCGTGCTTCGCATGGTCATGGAACTCGACGGCGAGATAATCGAGCGCGTCGACCCGCACGTCGGCCTGCTGCATCGCGGCACCGAAAAGCTGATCGAGCATAAGACCTATCTGCAGGCGTTGCCTTATTTCGACCGGCTCGACTATTGTTCGCCGCTCGCCATGGAGCACAGCTATGTGCTCGCGATCGAGAAGCTGCTCGACCTTGAGGTGCCCGAACGCGCGCAATATCTGCGCGTGCTCTTCGCCGAGCTGACGCGCATCTGTAACCACATGCTCAATATCGGTGCGCATGTCATGGACGTTGGCGCAATGACCCCGAACCTGTGGGTGTTCGAGCTGCGCGAAGATTGCCTGAACTTCTTTGAGCGGGCGAGCGGAGCGCGGATGCACAGCGCCTATTTTCGTCCCGGCGGGGTTCATCAGGATGTCCCCGAAAAGCTGCTGGTCGATATTGGCGAATGGTGCGAGACGCGCCTGCCGAAACTGTTTGGCGATGCGATGAGCCTTGTCATCGATAACCGCATCTTCAAGCAGCGCAACGTCGACATCGCGACGGTGAGTAAAGAAGATGCGCTGGCATGGGGCTTCTCCGGCCCGATGATCCGTGGCAGCGGCATCGCCTGGGATTTGCGCAAGTCGCAGCCCTATGACGCCTATGCCAAGATGGAATTCGACATTCCCGTCGGTACGCGCGGCGATTGCTATGACCGTTTCATGGTGCGCGTCGAGGAAGTGTATCAATCGGCGAAGATCATCAAGCAGTGCCTGCGCGACATGCCGAACGGACCGATCGCCAGCCTCGACCGCAAGGTGGTGCCGCCGAAGCGCGGCGAAATGAAGCAGTCGATGGAATCGCTGATCCATCACTTCAAGCTTTATACCGAAGGTTTCCACGTGCCCGCAGGCGAAGTCTATGTCGCCACCGAAAGCCCGAAGGGTGAGTTCGGCGTTTATCTGGTCAGCGACGGCACGAACAAGCCCTATCGCTGCAAGATCCGTCCGACGGCGTTTTCGCACCTTCAGGCGATGGACTTCATGAGCAAGGGGCACATGCTGGCGGACACCACCGCCATCATCGGTGCGATCGACGTCGTGTTCGGGGAGTGTGACCGGTGAGCGCGCCCGTCGTCGTCAATCTGGCGGAAAAGCTCGCGGCCTTTGACGAGCATTGGAAGCCGCATATCGTAGGCCATTATAATGGCAACGAGGTGCGCGTTGCCAAGATCGGCGGCGATTTCACCTGGCATTCCCATCCCGAAACCGACGAGATGTTTCTGGTGATCAAGGGCGAGATGGGCATCGAATTTCGCGACGGCGTTCGCCATTTCGGCGCCGGCGAGATGGTGGTCGTGCCCAAAGGCGTCGAGCATCGGCCCTTTGCGGCGGAAGAATGCCATATCCTGTTTCTCGATCGCGAAGGCGAACCCAACACCGGCGATACGCCGTCGCATCGCACACGCGCAAAACTGGAATCGATCTGATGACGGGCGTACCGAGATTTTTTGCTCTGGCCAATGGCGCCCCGATGGTGGGCGTGACCGGCGCTATCTTGCGGGAGTGCGACCAATGATGCTCCGCGAACTCGCGATCCTTATTCTCGCGCTCGCCGGCTTTGCGTCGGCGACCGCCGCATATCTCGCTGCCTTTCATGGCGAGGTAACGATAAAGGAAGTCGTCTCGACTGCATTTGCCGCCACGGTCGGCATGTATGTCGGGCGCTATGTTGAACGAGGTCTGGCCCGTGGCTGACGCACCCCAAATTCCCGATGAAGCCGAAGTCCGCGCACGCTGGGGCGCTTTTGCGTGGACACCGGAAAATGCCGAAAAGGCCAAGGCGGTCATCGCGCGCTATCCTGCCGGGCGGCAGCGGTCGGCGGTGATGCCCTTGCTCGACCTTGCCCAGCGCCAGGTCGGGGCGGAGACGAATACGCAGGGCTGGTTGCCGGTGCCGGTGATCGAATATGTTGCGGCCCAGCTCGATATGCCCTTCATCCGCGCCTATGAGGTCGCGACTTTTTACACTATGTACAATTTGGCGCCCGTTGGCCGCTATCATGTGCAGGTGTGCGGCACGACACCCTGCCTGCTGCGCGGGTCGGACGATGTTATGGCGGCGTGCAAGAATCGCGGCATGACCAAGGGCAAGACGACGCCCGACGGGCTGTTCACCCTGACCGAAGTCGAGTGCCTGGGTGTCTGCACCAATGCGCCGATGGTCCAGATTAACGACGATAATTTTGAAGATCTGGATTATGACAGCATGACCCGCATTCTCGATGAGCTAGCGGCGGGCAAGCAGCCCAAGCCGGGCACGCAAAATCCGGGACGCCACACGAGCGACCCCGAAGGCGGGCCGACGACGCTGGTCGAGATGGTCAAGGCCAATCATGATTATCGGAAGGAGTGGGGGGCATGAACAACGCTTCATTCCTTCGTCATGCCGGACATGATCCGGCATCCATTCCAGCGCTGAAGTCGTGGACCCCGGATCAAGTCCGGGGTGACGAATTGGGAGGGGTGGCATGAGCCTCGCCGACAAGGATCGCATCTTTACCAATGTGTACGGATTCCAGCCGTGGAATCTGAAAAGCGCGCAGGCGCGGGGTGATTGGGACAAGACCAAGGATCTGATGACTCGCGGCTCGGACGCGATCATCGAGGAGATCAAGGCATCGGGGCTGCGCGGCCGTGGCGGCGCGGGCTTCCCCACGGGGCTGAAATGGTCCTTCATGCCGAAGGAGCCGCGCGCCGACCGCCCGAGCTTCCTCGTCATCAACGCCGACGAATCCGAGCCTGGTAGCTGCAAGGATCGCGAGATCATTCGCCACGATCCGCACAAGCTGATCGAAGGCGCGCTGCTCGCCGGTTTCGCGATGCGCGCGCGTGCGGCCTATATCTATATTCGCGGCGAGTTCATCCGCGAGGCGGAGACGCTGTTCGCCGCCGTGCAGGAGGCGTATGACGCCGGACTGCTCGGCAAGAATGCGGCCAAGTCGGGCTATGACTTCGATGTCTTCGTCCACCGCGGCGCGGGCGCCTATATTTGCGGTGAAGAAACCGCGATGATCGAAAGCCTGGAAGGCAAGAAGGGCCAGCCGCGCCTGAAACCGCCTTTCCCGGCAGGCGCGGGCCTTTATGGCTGCCCGACGACGGTGAACAATGTCGAGAGCATCGCG
This window harbors:
- the nuoF gene encoding NADH-quinone oxidoreductase subunit NuoF; amino-acid sequence: MSLADKDRIFTNVYGFQPWNLKSAQARGDWDKTKDLMTRGSDAIIEEIKASGLRGRGGAGFPTGLKWSFMPKEPRADRPSFLVINADESEPGSCKDREIIRHDPHKLIEGALLAGFAMRARAAYIYIRGEFIREAETLFAAVQEAYDAGLLGKNAAKSGYDFDVFVHRGAGAYICGEETAMIESLEGKKGQPRLKPPFPAGAGLYGCPTTVNNVESIAVVPTILRRGASWFSSFGRENNKGTKLFQISGHVNKPCVVEEEMGISFRELIDKHCGGIRGGWDNLLAVIPGGSSVPLVPAAQIMDAPMDFDGLKELGSGLGTAAAIVMDKSTDVVQAISRISYFYKHESCGQCTPCREGTGWMWRVMERLRSGDADIEEIDTLFDVTKQVEGHTICALGDAAAWPIQGLIRHFRPELERRIRENGGVMEAAE
- a CDS encoding NADH-quinone oxidoreductase subunit D encodes the protein MFAGYPVDAAETAGDQVVTNYTINFGPQHPAAHGVLRMVMELDGEIIERVDPHVGLLHRGTEKLIEHKTYLQALPYFDRLDYCSPLAMEHSYVLAIEKLLDLEVPERAQYLRVLFAELTRICNHMLNIGAHVMDVGAMTPNLWVFELREDCLNFFERASGARMHSAYFRPGGVHQDVPEKLLVDIGEWCETRLPKLFGDAMSLVIDNRIFKQRNVDIATVSKEDALAWGFSGPMIRGSGIAWDLRKSQPYDAYAKMEFDIPVGTRGDCYDRFMVRVEEVYQSAKIIKQCLRDMPNGPIASLDRKVVPPKRGEMKQSMESLIHHFKLYTEGFHVPAGEVYVATESPKGEFGVYLVSDGTNKPYRCKIRPTAFSHLQAMDFMSKGHMLADTTAIIGAIDVVFGECDR
- a CDS encoding cupin domain-containing protein; this encodes MSAPVVVNLAEKLAAFDEHWKPHIVGHYNGNEVRVAKIGGDFTWHSHPETDEMFLVIKGEMGIEFRDGVRHFGAGEMVVVPKGVEHRPFAAEECHILFLDREGEPNTGDTPSHRTRAKLESI
- a CDS encoding complex I 24 kDa subunit family protein, which produces MADAPQIPDEAEVRARWGAFAWTPENAEKAKAVIARYPAGRQRSAVMPLLDLAQRQVGAETNTQGWLPVPVIEYVAAQLDMPFIRAYEVATFYTMYNLAPVGRYHVQVCGTTPCLLRGSDDVMAACKNRGMTKGKTTPDGLFTLTEVECLGVCTNAPMVQINDDNFEDLDYDSMTRILDELAAGKQPKPGTQNPGRHTSDPEGGPTTLVEMVKANHDYRKEWGA
- a CDS encoding NADH-quinone oxidoreductase subunit C: MAHPAPLVAPQPALGDALKKLLGKDLLAHDFAADEDSVTVRRDSIGAVMVALRDNLEYQQLMEIAGVDYPDRAERFEIVYHLLSVTKNHRLRVRVSTDEATPVPTIVPIWPVAGWLEREVFDMYGVLFAGNPDLRRILTDYGFEGHPQRKDFPLTGYTELRYSEEDKRVVYEPVRLAQDFRNFDFLSPWEGADYVLPGDEKAGGTHEAPGKGAPTPMSAKEVDKADDKAKAKAPPPPTPKTTDNAGQTGAGKKADKAAAKPSKDGAKAKAGEGKGKTPATEKAEKASAKPRAPRKPKAPKGGDA